The following are encoded in a window of Persicobacter psychrovividus genomic DNA:
- a CDS encoding polysaccharide lyase 6 family protein, protein MKNFFTKLSMTVFLAAALGTVQAKNVLVKDMNALKSAVKAVAPGDTISLASGRWVDAKIKLDIQGTEQAGVVVQAQETGKTFLTGNSSLEMAGEYFTVKGLIFTDGYAKGRAAVRFRIKSKMAKHVRMTEVVMDHYNPADRFEKTSWVELYGQHNEIDHCYFGGKLNAGVLMAVRLNYKESRENYHQIHNNIFGSRPKLGSNGGETLRVGTSTYANVTSATMIENNIFDHCSGEVEVVSIKSSDNTIKGNVFRGCEGVMTMRHGDRNKVLGNYFLGEELPNNSGGLRIINGDHEVKGNYFQNLGGRRFFAPLGIMNGVPNSLANRYIRAHHVTLEDNHLFNCPRIELCVGSDRERTQTPDHIVFKNNTFYNPNQGDIFTKLDDISGFTFKGNKYVNNGFKVKEKGMKAIDADTYHKTKEGLWASKNFTPELPVKDNEAGPQWYTPISDAIVLTDKHTKVANYEALAEAIANAENGETIEITADEIRFMKGLHLTKFVNIVYKGEGQSLFHYLAEGSSRQPFFTIENGGSLKISGIKFNGRSDTGIVNAGISTSTSPMIQHYTLNVENCTFQNFDGSDYCAFRAYTSTFADEITFQNCLFTNISGVALNINGQTEKLGRYSAEQVTIENCTFDKVMTGAMAITRMGNDESTTGPAVVVKNCDFIETGNKELGSAVLLWGVQQLELDGLFFYNSGASGRTIRFEDPLWAISKIDHILSINSGRIESYYKRTGEHIYPINKTMSRQEAMKMKSSYKTGLIFGTK, encoded by the coding sequence ATGAAAAACTTTTTTACAAAGTTATCCATGACGGTTTTTCTTGCCGCAGCCTTAGGGACTGTGCAGGCAAAGAACGTCCTGGTAAAAGATATGAATGCACTGAAAAGTGCTGTGAAGGCGGTCGCTCCTGGAGATACAATCTCTTTGGCGTCAGGTCGTTGGGTGGATGCCAAAATCAAACTTGATATTCAAGGAACGGAGCAGGCAGGTGTTGTTGTTCAGGCACAGGAAACGGGCAAAACCTTCCTAACTGGAAATTCATCTTTGGAGATGGCTGGTGAATACTTTACCGTTAAAGGGTTGATTTTCACGGACGGTTATGCCAAAGGACGTGCGGCGGTTCGTTTCAGAATCAAAAGCAAAATGGCCAAGCATGTTCGCATGACTGAGGTCGTGATGGATCACTACAATCCTGCGGATCGCTTCGAGAAAACGTCGTGGGTGGAGCTTTATGGTCAGCACAATGAAATCGACCATTGTTACTTCGGCGGAAAGCTGAATGCTGGGGTATTGATGGCCGTTCGTTTAAACTATAAGGAGTCGCGTGAAAATTACCACCAGATCCATAACAATATTTTTGGTTCCCGTCCAAAGTTGGGATCCAATGGCGGGGAAACCTTGCGTGTAGGCACTTCGACTTACGCCAATGTTACTTCGGCAACAATGATTGAGAACAACATCTTCGATCACTGTTCGGGAGAAGTAGAGGTGGTATCGATCAAATCATCAGACAATACGATCAAAGGAAACGTTTTCCGTGGTTGCGAAGGCGTAATGACGATGCGTCATGGTGACCGCAATAAAGTTTTGGGCAACTACTTCCTTGGTGAAGAGCTTCCAAATAACAGTGGCGGTTTGCGTATCATCAATGGTGACCACGAGGTAAAAGGCAACTACTTCCAGAATTTGGGAGGTCGCCGATTCTTTGCGCCTTTGGGGATTATGAATGGCGTGCCGAACTCATTGGCCAACCGATATATCCGCGCGCACCATGTAACACTGGAGGACAATCATCTATTCAATTGCCCTCGTATTGAGTTGTGTGTGGGTTCAGACCGTGAGCGTACCCAAACGCCAGACCATATTGTGTTTAAAAACAATACTTTCTATAACCCAAACCAGGGGGATATCTTCACCAAGTTGGATGATATTTCAGGCTTCACTTTCAAAGGAAACAAATACGTGAACAACGGTTTCAAAGTGAAGGAAAAGGGCATGAAAGCCATTGATGCAGATACTTACCACAAAACAAAAGAAGGATTGTGGGCAAGCAAAAACTTTACGCCTGAGTTGCCTGTAAAAGACAACGAAGCGGGACCTCAGTGGTACACACCAATCTCTGACGCCATTGTTTTGACGGACAAGCACACCAAAGTGGCGAATTATGAGGCGTTGGCCGAAGCGATTGCCAATGCTGAAAACGGTGAGACCATTGAAATTACAGCGGATGAAATCCGTTTTATGAAAGGTTTGCACCTGACCAAATTTGTAAACATTGTTTATAAAGGTGAAGGGCAGTCCTTGTTCCATTATTTGGCAGAAGGCAGCAGCCGTCAGCCATTCTTCACGATTGAAAATGGCGGTAGCCTTAAAATTTCAGGGATCAAGTTCAATGGTCGTTCGGATACCGGAATTGTGAATGCGGGTATCAGTACTTCCACTTCACCAATGATTCAGCACTATACTTTGAATGTTGAAAACTGTACTTTCCAGAATTTTGATGGTTCAGATTATTGCGCTTTCCGTGCATACACATCAACTTTTGCTGATGAAATTACCTTCCAAAACTGTCTGTTCACCAATATTTCTGGTGTGGCACTGAACATCAATGGGCAGACAGAAAAACTGGGACGTTACAGCGCCGAGCAGGTAACCATCGAAAACTGTACGTTCGATAAAGTAATGACAGGTGCGATGGCGATCACACGCATGGGTAATGACGAATCGACCACTGGTCCTGCGGTTGTGGTTAAAAACTGTGACTTTATCGAAACAGGAAATAAAGAATTGGGTTCGGCGGTATTGTTGTGGGGTGTTCAGCAATTGGAGCTGGACGGCTTGTTCTTCTACAACTCTGGTGCTTCAGGTCGTACGATCCGCTTTGAAGATCCATTATGGGCCATTTCAAAAATCGACCATATTCTTTCGATCAATTCTGGTCGTATTGAGTCCTATTATAAACGTACAGGTGAGCATATTTATCCTATCAATAAAACAATGAGCCGCCAGGAAGCCATGAAGATGAAATCATCTTATAAAACAGGCTTGATTTTCGGCACGAAATAA
- a CDS encoding alginate lyase family protein has protein sequence MKRLNLLLFALLLSFMSVQVYAKDSVQHPSLVLTQNTVQQLREGYQKYPLMHQAIDAMKQRVDAAMQKDMCIPIPKDPGGGFTHEQHKRNYMSMYEAGVLYQVFQDAKYAKYVETMLLKYADMFPSLPTHPVKKSYAPGKLFWQCLNDDNWVVYSTQAYDCVYETLSAKTIKKIEKNLWRPYAKFLSVQNLPVFNRVHNHGAWDVAAVGMIGYVIGDHKIVDQCLYGYFKKPLKGDDNYREQHARAGFYANLNQLFSPTGYYTEGPYYQRYSMTPFITFAEVIQNNEPKRDIFHYRNNVLLNAVDGLIQLTDAKGQFLPYNDAIKEMSIQAPVVVDAIGMAYGHYQNPNYLAVAHLQNKVGVSAGGLMLAKAIAEGKAPSMVARKSTVLTDGNNGKEGGIAFMYSNNPKNQTTMTMKFSKHGLAHGHFDKLSILFYDNDREVLQDYGAARYVNVEAKDGGRYLAENKTFARQTGSHSTMTVDGKCQFDANFDESMKRWGDLLFFDTDHKEYQGMRADQKQVYKGVDMQRTIVQIQDASLNKPFFVDVMEGFSKEEHSYDLAYHYLGQVMDYSFDTFNSEKTLSPLGTEGGFQYIWKVATAETHTKNAQFSWLNDKTFYSITTANTAPTQEFMGLYGANDPHFNLRNQPMYMMRRKGKDVRFVNIFEPHGSIHPATDELVNNTKSQIKNVTDKQLSNGLTQITVDHANGHQYIVLLSNNNDKTAAHQATVNGQDVKWEGPLNVIIK, from the coding sequence ATGAAACGACTAAATCTACTTTTATTTGCATTACTGCTCAGCTTCATGTCTGTTCAAGTATATGCAAAAGACTCCGTTCAGCATCCTTCATTGGTATTGACACAAAATACCGTTCAACAATTACGCGAAGGATATCAAAAATACCCACTCATGCACCAAGCCATCGACGCCATGAAGCAACGTGTTGATGCCGCGATGCAAAAAGATATGTGTATTCCAATTCCTAAAGATCCAGGTGGCGGATTTACACACGAACAGCACAAGCGCAATTACATGAGCATGTACGAAGCTGGGGTTTTGTATCAGGTTTTTCAGGATGCTAAATATGCGAAGTATGTAGAGACCATGTTGTTGAAGTATGCGGATATGTTCCCATCGTTGCCAACGCACCCTGTCAAAAAATCTTACGCTCCAGGTAAATTGTTCTGGCAGTGTTTGAACGATGACAACTGGGTAGTTTATTCGACGCAGGCTTATGATTGCGTTTATGAGACTTTGAGTGCGAAGACGATCAAGAAAATCGAGAAGAACTTGTGGCGTCCATATGCGAAATTCTTGTCTGTACAGAACTTGCCAGTATTCAACCGTGTACACAACCACGGCGCTTGGGATGTAGCGGCAGTAGGGATGATCGGTTATGTAATCGGTGACCACAAAATCGTTGATCAGTGTTTGTACGGTTACTTCAAAAAACCTTTGAAAGGTGATGATAACTACCGTGAGCAACATGCCCGTGCAGGTTTTTATGCCAACTTGAACCAATTGTTCTCGCCAACAGGATACTATACGGAAGGTCCTTACTACCAACGTTATTCAATGACGCCGTTCATCACTTTTGCGGAAGTTATTCAGAACAACGAGCCTAAGCGTGATATTTTCCACTACCGTAACAATGTATTGTTGAATGCAGTAGATGGTTTGATTCAGTTGACGGATGCTAAAGGCCAGTTCTTGCCTTATAATGATGCAATCAAAGAAATGAGTATTCAAGCTCCTGTAGTTGTGGATGCGATTGGTATGGCTTATGGTCACTACCAAAACCCTAACTATTTGGCGGTAGCACATCTTCAAAACAAAGTAGGTGTTTCTGCGGGTGGTTTGATGTTGGCTAAAGCGATTGCCGAAGGTAAAGCGCCTTCAATGGTAGCGCGTAAATCAACGGTATTGACTGACGGTAACAACGGTAAAGAAGGTGGTATCGCTTTCATGTACTCTAACAACCCAAAGAACCAGACGACAATGACCATGAAGTTCTCTAAACATGGTTTGGCGCACGGTCACTTTGATAAATTGAGCATCTTGTTCTATGACAACGACCGTGAAGTATTGCAAGATTACGGTGCGGCGCGTTATGTAAACGTTGAGGCTAAAGACGGTGGTCGTTACCTTGCAGAAAACAAGACTTTCGCTCGTCAGACAGGTTCTCACTCAACCATGACCGTTGATGGTAAATGTCAATTCGACGCTAACTTCGATGAGTCTATGAAGCGTTGGGGAGATTTGTTGTTCTTCGACACAGATCATAAAGAATACCAGGGAATGCGTGCTGATCAAAAGCAAGTTTACAAAGGTGTGGATATGCAACGTACCATTGTTCAGATCCAGGATGCTTCTTTGAACAAACCATTCTTTGTTGATGTAATGGAAGGTTTCTCTAAAGAAGAGCATTCTTACGATTTGGCTTACCACTACTTGGGTCAGGTAATGGATTACAGCTTTGATACTTTCAACTCAGAAAAAACATTGTCGCCATTAGGTACTGAAGGTGGTTTCCAATACATCTGGAAAGTTGCTACGGCTGAAACGCACACGAAAAACGCGCAGTTCTCGTGGTTGAACGACAAAACATTCTACAGCATCACAACGGCGAACACTGCGCCTACTCAGGAGTTCATGGGACTTTACGGTGCGAATGATCCTCACTTCAACTTGCGCAACCAGCCAATGTATATGATGCGTCGTAAAGGTAAAGACGTTCGTTTTGTGAACATCTTCGAGCCTCACGGTAGCATTCACCCAGCGACTGACGAGTTGGTGAACAACACCAAAAGCCAGATCAAAAATGTTACTGACAAACAGCTTTCAAACGGCTTGACTCAGATCACTGTTGATCACGCTAACGGTCATCAGTACATCGTTCTTTTGTCAAACAACAACGACAAAACTGCCGCTCACCAAGCCACAGTAAACGGACAGGATGTTAAATGGGAAGGCCCATTGAATGTGATCATCAAATAA
- a CDS encoding TonB-dependent receptor domain-containing protein: MNVIKSTLGTLAATIMVAGMGFAQAPVKKKTSSSADGLTKQINVFSSENATNDVPRELNTGIPGLSTKQTYSGTFFEMGYGTTLGYRNYLLSGQREQPDRLSTIIQYGYPGFVINYKPKKVANSITGMIGATDRGTRFMDAQVMQSLAQGWYVGVGLSAKDAKGPFHYQDGWTGTSGYNFVGRVGKTLKKGNINIDFYYSNIHETDKPNVIFNLEENGDISNTGFSDYNNYLLPSIGNFDLYNPVTGQTSVVHPAGAITYETKGLDLKYDHFFDNGWALNSILRFSVTDRNRTIWKPVAKPFLASTYNAGAGVEMTNSQTGAVISPNTYMVKSKYETSEGTKPFSQLYSASVLSKTFNKHKVAFGYNLQWIKMDRIVTQQRVDLDVTTPDGLALPITLTDAAGNTTTGAIAYNNQYGEGRDINSVTTSLFAKDDWKINAKFTLSYGYRLDIFSNKYSKILKTGLGVDQNAFGGNPLIAAKDFRNGTDPVWYNYNQTNLGHSGFLGFVYKTGPFRIDASVAKSLLNLGITKTTTTPDPNYNMDAINDIYMAQANFGYIKAKYGVRTGISYITKTNDYEAIALTDGTTIGILHNVKTTGFNVNAYAKPIKGLSMVLQYTYQEPKYDQYQIPNKDGNGIAYDYTGNTPTGIAKHIIEFNTSYKVSSRLSANALFRYQSKKALDKMNIFYNAPYVFTTAGLSYKLTPAITIGYRCTNLTNRQSPSGLTGLPKADPSKKGEVYGQPIVGRISSPREHVVTVKFKF; this comes from the coding sequence ATGAATGTGATAAAATCTACTCTTGGCACTTTAGCCGCAACCATTATGGTCGCGGGAATGGGGTTTGCCCAAGCTCCTGTAAAAAAGAAAACATCCTCTTCTGCTGATGGCCTGACGAAGCAGATCAATGTATTTTCAAGTGAAAATGCGACCAATGATGTTCCCCGTGAACTGAACACTGGTATTCCTGGCCTTTCCACAAAACAGACCTATTCTGGTACGTTCTTCGAAATGGGCTACGGGACAACCCTTGGTTATAGAAACTACCTTTTGTCTGGGCAGCGTGAGCAACCAGACCGCCTTTCGACCATCATTCAGTATGGTTACCCAGGTTTTGTGATTAACTACAAGCCTAAAAAAGTAGCCAATTCTATCACGGGTATGATCGGTGCTACCGATCGTGGTACACGTTTCATGGATGCACAAGTAATGCAATCCCTTGCTCAAGGCTGGTATGTGGGGGTAGGTCTTTCGGCAAAAGATGCTAAAGGACCATTCCATTATCAGGATGGCTGGACAGGCACAAGCGGCTACAACTTCGTTGGGCGTGTCGGCAAAACATTGAAGAAAGGAAATATTAATATTGACTTCTATTACAGTAATATCCACGAAACAGATAAGCCTAACGTAATCTTCAACCTGGAAGAGAATGGTGATATTTCGAACACTGGATTTTCTGATTATAACAATTATCTGTTGCCTTCTATCGGTAATTTTGATCTTTATAATCCCGTTACGGGCCAAACAAGTGTGGTTCACCCTGCAGGGGCGATCACCTATGAAACCAAAGGGCTGGATTTGAAATACGATCACTTCTTTGATAATGGCTGGGCATTGAATTCCATCTTGCGTTTCAGTGTTACCGATCGTAACCGGACAATTTGGAAGCCAGTAGCGAAACCTTTCTTGGCTTCAACTTACAATGCGGGTGCTGGTGTAGAAATGACCAACAGCCAGACAGGTGCGGTGATCTCTCCAAATACCTACATGGTAAAGTCTAAATACGAAACTTCAGAAGGTACTAAACCTTTCTCTCAGTTGTATTCCGCTTCGGTATTGAGCAAAACGTTCAACAAGCATAAAGTGGCTTTCGGTTACAATTTGCAGTGGATCAAAATGGATCGCATCGTTACGCAGCAACGTGTAGATTTGGATGTTACCACTCCCGATGGCTTGGCATTGCCAATAACTTTGACTGATGCAGCGGGTAATACAACCACAGGTGCGATTGCCTACAACAACCAATATGGAGAAGGTAGAGACATCAATTCTGTAACAACTTCTTTGTTTGCCAAAGACGACTGGAAGATCAATGCTAAATTCACGCTTTCTTACGGTTACCGTCTGGATATCTTCAGCAACAAGTATTCAAAAATCCTGAAAACAGGCTTGGGTGTTGATCAAAATGCTTTTGGTGGTAATCCTTTGATTGCGGCAAAAGATTTCAGAAATGGCACAGACCCTGTTTGGTACAATTATAATCAGACCAACCTTGGACACAGTGGCTTCCTGGGCTTTGTTTACAAAACAGGACCTTTCCGCATCGATGCTTCGGTAGCAAAAAGTTTGTTGAACCTGGGGATTACCAAAACAACAACGACGCCCGATCCTAATTACAATATGGATGCCATCAACGACATCTATATGGCACAGGCGAACTTCGGATATATCAAGGCTAAATATGGTGTCCGTACTGGTATCAGCTACATCACCAAAACCAACGATTACGAAGCCATTGCTCTGACTGACGGTACAACAATCGGAATTTTACATAATGTAAAAACAACGGGTTTCAATGTGAATGCTTATGCGAAACCGATCAAAGGGTTGAGCATGGTGCTTCAGTACACTTATCAGGAGCCAAAATATGATCAATACCAAATTCCTAACAAAGATGGAAATGGCATTGCATACGATTACACTGGAAACACGCCGACAGGTATCGCAAAGCACATTATTGAGTTCAATACAAGCTACAAAGTGAGCTCCCGTTTGAGTGCGAACGCTTTGTTCCGCTACCAGTCGAAAAAGGCATTGGATAAAATGAACATTTTCTACAACGCACCATACGTATTCACAACAGCTGGTTTGTCCTATAAACTGACGCCAGCGATTACGATCGGTTACCGTTGTACGAACCTTACCAACAGACAATCACCTTCTGGTTTGACTGGATTGCCAAAAGCGGACCCAAGCAAAAAAGGAGAGGTTTACGGACAGCCAATCGTTGGCCGTATCAGCAGCCCACGTGAACATGTGGTAACGGTGAAATTTAAATTCTAA
- a CDS encoding cupin domain-containing protein produces the protein MKKVQSDAFFLDADNEWEVLGGGISRKIMGYDESIMMVKVNFEKGSIGTPHQHVHSQTTYVVSGAFEMDVEGKKQVLKGGDSFYIAPDLMHSAVCLEAGMLIDVFSPIREDFLDGTKPAYLGGGK, from the coding sequence ATGAAAAAGGTACAGAGTGACGCATTCTTCTTGGATGCTGACAACGAATGGGAAGTATTAGGTGGCGGAATTTCTCGCAAAATCATGGGATACGATGAGTCGATCATGATGGTGAAAGTAAATTTCGAAAAAGGAAGTATCGGTACTCCTCACCAGCATGTTCATTCACAAACTACCTATGTAGTAAGTGGCGCATTTGAAATGGATGTTGAAGGTAAAAAACAAGTGTTGAAAGGTGGCGATTCTTTTTACATCGCACCAGATTTGATGCACTCAGCAGTTTGCCTTGAAGCAGGAATGTTGATTGACGTTTTCAGCCCGATCAGAGAAGACTTCCTTGACGGTACTAAGCCTGCATATTTAGGCGGCGGTAAATAA
- a CDS encoding MFS transporter, with protein sequence MKSKNEWKGSAKKVKTNMRWVIIGLIALATVINYIDRSALAMMWPDIAKDLDLTKADYALILNIFMVAYALGQSFSGKIFDKVGTRFGYVISIGIWSISSFCHSFVRGIFGFGFLRSTLGFGEAGNWPGAVKSNAEWFPIKERAFAQGLFNAGASLGAVVAPLLIAYLWAAFGWRTTFMFVGSFGMLWILPWILINKGNPKNHPWVNEAECEYIKSGQSEEDNDENSKAMSLKEILSHRACWAVLASRFFFEPIWWLFVGWMPIYLADTYGFNVKEIGMFAWVPYVGAALGSIVGGYYSGLLLKQGKTVNYARKKTIIIGGAIMFLGLVATILFAKTPEVFVAIVAFVLFGFQFAIGNVQTIPSDLLAGKSVGSLAGLGGTVGVLSVVLMNFLVAKISSVSYTPVFILIAVLVPLGVGSIFLLAKNLKPVEKN encoded by the coding sequence ATGAAAAGCAAAAATGAATGGAAAGGCTCAGCGAAAAAGGTGAAAACCAATATGCGCTGGGTAATTATCGGCTTAATCGCCCTGGCGACGGTCATTAATTATATTGACAGGTCGGCATTGGCAATGATGTGGCCCGATATTGCTAAAGACCTGGATCTCACCAAAGCAGATTATGCTTTGATCCTCAATATTTTCATGGTGGCTTATGCCCTTGGGCAGTCATTTTCTGGGAAGATCTTCGATAAGGTCGGGACACGCTTCGGCTATGTCATCTCGATCGGTATCTGGTCAATTTCTTCCTTCTGTCACAGTTTCGTAAGAGGAATCTTCGGTTTTGGTTTTTTAAGATCAACCCTGGGTTTTGGCGAAGCAGGTAACTGGCCTGGTGCCGTAAAAAGTAATGCCGAATGGTTCCCGATCAAGGAGCGTGCTTTTGCACAGGGATTGTTTAACGCAGGAGCCTCTCTGGGTGCCGTAGTTGCCCCATTGTTGATCGCCTATTTGTGGGCAGCATTTGGCTGGAGAACCACCTTTATGTTTGTCGGTTCTTTCGGTATGCTGTGGATCCTCCCTTGGATCTTGATCAATAAAGGAAATCCGAAAAATCACCCCTGGGTGAATGAGGCAGAGTGTGAGTACATCAAATCTGGCCAAAGCGAAGAGGATAACGACGAGAACAGTAAGGCCATGAGCCTGAAAGAGATCCTGAGCCACCGTGCTTGTTGGGCAGTGTTGGCTTCGCGTTTCTTTTTCGAGCCCATCTGGTGGTTGTTCGTTGGCTGGATGCCCATCTACCTCGCCGATACTTACGGCTTTAATGTCAAAGAAATCGGGATGTTCGCTTGGGTGCCTTATGTGGGTGCAGCCCTTGGCTCGATCGTCGGAGGATATTACTCAGGCTTACTATTAAAACAAGGAAAAACGGTCAACTACGCTCGGAAAAAGACCATCATCATTGGTGGTGCAATTATGTTCCTGGGCTTGGTAGCCACTATATTATTCGCAAAAACACCAGAAGTATTCGTCGCAATTGTCGCCTTTGTATTGTTCGGCTTTCAGTTTGCTATCGGTAATGTACAGACCATCCCTTCCGATTTGCTTGCTGGAAAATCAGTGGGTTCACTTGCTGGACTCGGTGGCACTGTGGGCGTTTTGTCAGTCGTACTGATGAACTTCCTCGTGGCGAAAATTTCCAGTGTATCCTATACTCCAGTCTTTATCTTGATTGCGGTATTGGTACCATTGGGTGTCGGCTCCATCTTCCTTTTAGCGAAGAATTTGAAGCCAGTAGAAAAAAATTAA
- a CDS encoding SDR family NAD(P)-dependent oxidoreductase — MNLSGKVAIITGGVRDIGREITLAMAEAGAKLVVNYYAAEDKAEENAAETVRLAKEKGAEIITVAGDLMKTEDVENVVAKCVETFGERIDVLVNVAGGIVGRKKIEEQDENWYNLLMDLNMKTVWSMTKAVRPHLGEGSSIVNFASQAGRDGAGGGASLYGASKAAVMGFTRAMAKELGPDGIRCNALCPGMIATKFHDDHTPAQARVNVAGATALRREGRADEVADLVVYLASDKSSFLSGNNIDINGGLAFS; from the coding sequence ATGAATCTTTCAGGAAAAGTAGCAATTATTACAGGTGGTGTACGTGACATCGGACGTGAAATCACTTTGGCAATGGCAGAAGCAGGTGCAAAATTGGTAGTGAACTACTATGCAGCTGAAGACAAAGCAGAAGAAAATGCTGCTGAGACTGTACGTTTGGCAAAAGAAAAAGGTGCTGAGATCATCACTGTTGCTGGTGACTTGATGAAAACTGAAGACGTTGAGAACGTTGTTGCTAAATGTGTTGAAACATTCGGTGAGCGTATCGATGTATTGGTGAACGTTGCAGGTGGTATTGTTGGTCGTAAGAAAATCGAAGAGCAAGACGAGAACTGGTACAACTTGTTGATGGACTTGAACATGAAAACAGTTTGGTCGATGACTAAAGCGGTTCGTCCTCACTTGGGTGAAGGTTCTTCTATCGTGAACTTTGCTTCTCAGGCTGGTCGTGACGGTGCTGGTGGTGGTGCTTCTTTGTACGGTGCTTCTAAAGCTGCTGTAATGGGCTTCACTCGTGCAATGGCGAAAGAATTGGGACCTGATGGTATCCGTTGTAACGCATTGTGCCCAGGTATGATCGCAACGAAATTCCACGATGATCACACTCCTGCTCAAGCGCGTGTAAATGTTGCTGGTGCAACTGCTTTGCGTCGTGAAGGTCGTGCTGATGAGGTTGCTGACTTGGTGGTTTACTTGGCTTCTGACAAGTCTTCATTCCTTTCAGGTAACAACATCGATATCAACGGTGGTTTGGCATTCTCTTGA
- a CDS encoding sugar kinase: MSKVVSFGEMLMCLASPGSVRLRQSKSLDIDFGGAEANVAVSLAQFGEDVSFVTRLPKNDMAELAIMSLKSFGVNTHNVHWGGNRLGLYYFENGAVYRGSKVIYDRDHSSMSTIETNSINWDEVFEDAEWFHWTGITPALSASAFNVTKEALKAAKAKGVTISGDYNYRKNLWNWGVEAEEVMPELMNYCDIMSGIHPNVDVVKEKVSDELYAEAGQQMMDKYPNCKLVVFTARGSVSASHNTWAGILYDGERVYRSCTYNLTHIVDRVGGGDSFMAALIYALRNYETKQEAVDFAAAASTLKHFVVGDQNICSVEEVEALMGGDRNGLISR, encoded by the coding sequence ATGAGTAAAGTTGTTAGTTTCGGTGAGATGCTGATGTGTTTGGCATCACCAGGATCGGTAAGGTTGAGACAGTCTAAAAGTTTAGACATTGATTTTGGCGGCGCGGAAGCCAATGTAGCCGTTTCTTTGGCGCAATTTGGCGAAGATGTTTCTTTTGTTACTCGCCTTCCTAAAAACGACATGGCAGAGCTGGCAATAATGTCGCTCAAAAGCTTTGGCGTGAATACGCACAATGTCCACTGGGGCGGAAACCGACTGGGACTTTACTATTTTGAAAATGGGGCGGTTTATCGTGGCAGTAAGGTGATCTACGACCGTGACCACTCCTCAATGTCAACCATCGAAACAAACAGCATTAACTGGGACGAAGTCTTTGAGGATGCTGAATGGTTTCACTGGACAGGCATTACACCTGCATTATCGGCTTCGGCTTTTAATGTAACCAAAGAAGCCCTGAAAGCGGCAAAAGCCAAGGGCGTAACCATTTCTGGTGATTACAACTACCGCAAAAACCTCTGGAACTGGGGTGTGGAAGCGGAAGAAGTTATGCCAGAATTGATGAATTATTGCGACATCATGTCGGGGATCCACCCCAATGTTGATGTGGTTAAAGAAAAAGTATCTGATGAGCTCTATGCAGAAGCAGGGCAGCAGATGATGGATAAATATCCAAACTGTAAGTTGGTGGTTTTTACCGCACGAGGAAGTGTATCGGCAAGCCACAATACGTGGGCGGGTATTCTCTATGATGGCGAGCGCGTTTATCGCAGCTGTACTTACAACCTGACACACATTGTCGATCGTGTAGGGGGCGGAGACTCCTTTATGGCGGCATTGATTTATGCATTAAGAAATTACGAAACCAAGCAGGAGGCCGTGGATTTTGCTGCGGCAGCTTCTACATTGAAGCACTTTGTGGTTGGCGATCAAAATATATGTTCTGTTGAGGAGGTTGAAGCACTTATGGGTGGCGACCGCAACGGACTAATCAGTAGATAA